A window of Plasmodium malariae genome assembly, chromosome: 12 genomic DNA:
ttttatgttttatactTTACTTCTGACTTAATCCGTTTAACTCTGTTTcgtttcattttattttttttgttgtgcATTCGAAAATTTGTAGAAAAGGAAAACTGCGATCATAGCATAACTCACGATTTATAACGGTGGaagtataataattacaaaatatacataatacagataaaatcattattttttttttttttttttataaattaattagaaTTCAGCATTGTAATATCAGACAAGGGTTGTACAAAATAACATAAGTGTGTTCCATTCATATTGTATTCccttaagtaaaaaaaagaaaaaaagaaaatttttttttttttaatattaaacaaaagcaaaaatatacattaaaaaaaatttaaagaaatacTGTTACGAAGTAAAATAAGAACAATCATTATAATggaattttttgaataatgaAATGTTAAGGAAGAAAAGACCTCTTTTAAAAACAGTCTTTCTCTGCTTATAtgcattttaaaattgaaaaagtgTGTAAAgattatatatgataaagaaaaaaaaaaaaaagaaaaaaaaagagtgcACAAAGAAACGTTAAACAAACATACGAATATGCACacgtatacatttataatattttatttactttaagGTAAATTGGAACCTTAATAAGCCATTTTCCTGAAAATCCATCCTAAGATGAGAACTTATTTCTGATGGTATCGAAGAATAAAGAGTGCGTTAAATGTACATGTaggtatattttatttataacatttaaaaaaaaaaaaaaaatttgcattttataattaatatttttttttttttttttttcatgtttttcaaaatgttatatttccATATGTGCTTTACTCAAAGCTTGATTAATTTTGGACAAATCTTTTATCCTGTATTTAAATCTGAAAATAGGGAAGGGTATAATcaaaattaagaaaagaGGCGCACGTAAAAACGgttaagtaataataaacagTGCAAGCATAAACACATATGAACGTGCATAAATGGATATGTGCGtatgaacatatacatattcatagGTACATATTCGCAATTCCCTTATACACACGCACATATGTGTGTTTGCCTAAGTAAACATGTTGACGTacatttgattttttaaactCTTAAATTCTTCAAAGTTTTCCTTGGGCATTAACTGAACAGATCTTtggtaatttttatttttcgtttcctatatgatataaaaacattGAGGTGTGCCTTTgaatatgcatttatttattcggAGTGTATGTATTAATACACATACTTACGGTTGCGtctatatatgaatgtacatatttacatttgcgcgtatatgtgcatgtatatatgtacttttgcgtgtatatatgaatgtacatacgtacacctgagttaatttatttatgtattatgcaCGTATGCGTGTGCCATATTTACCATTTTCAGCACAGTCGTGCTGTCATTCGTATACTCGCGTATGTAAAAGGTAATATACTGGTCGttacttttaattaaatactCTAAGTAGAATGAGAAAACGCTAGATTGTAAAGAAAAGTAATTAtaatcattatttaaaaaagtatatttttctaatttaaatatttcataataataatctaCAATAATTCGGATGTAGGTCTCAGATGTATCACCCTCTTCATCagttaaatgtaaaattaattttctatTCAAATAgtcaaattttatatttaatataacagCATCTAAAAATTCTAATGCTCTTAATAAATCATATGGAGATACAAGAAATTCAAAaccattctttttttcatcaatatcttcatatattctttttcttatactatattcattttcattttcatcatattctgtataatttatttttaatggtGATATACTTTTTAACTTAATTACATTTTCATTCTTGTTATCAAATATATGTGTTGTAAGTAAGTTGTCTGAATTGACACTTTCTGTTTCATCctcatttcttctttttaatttcttactaggtctacttttattttcatcagGACCTCCCCCGTAGTAATTCCTATGTCTATCGTTTGTAATATCAACTGAATTGTTTCTATTACCATGTTTATACTGTTTTACCATATTTTTATCCTCCTTTTCTAAAACATTATAGCTAGTAAAACAGTTAGAatccatatataaaaaacaatatatttgtttgCATTTGGACAAACTTCTTAGCATTAAACCATCATAGTATAAGTTAAACAAAATACAACTTTCCCCTTCTGGTGCACTATTTGTACCCTTCttcaaatttatattatatttattatcatcaaCATTTAACAGTGCTAATgcgtttttaaaaaaatttacattctTAACAGAAAAATGGTAGTTAGGTATAATTTCGCTGTTCATTTTCCAAAAATGAAACATTGACGCGCAAAAGGGTCAAGCAGAAAGGGCAGAAATAAGGTAAACAAACAGAAAAAGtgtaagaaaaagaagaaaaagaaaaaaaaaaaaaaatactaataaaatacaaaaaaggtaaaaaattgccaatacaaaaatgcaaaaatgcaaaaatgcaaaaatgcaaaaatacaaaaaaacaaaaatataaaaataccaAATTactaaattacaaaatataccATATACTTATTTTCTACCATTTAGCAAAAATAAGCAGTTACCCTTTTACCACATTTAAATATAGCAtttaaaacaaacaaacaaaaaaaaagatatagtGGTAATTtcgaaaaataatataatgtgtgtataagtaaaatatgaagtaaaaaatggaaagttCAAACGTCCATTAtgctatatatacatacatatatatatatatatatttttttttttttttttttttttttttttgttataactCCTATTTTGTAAGTAGCATAAAATGCAACtgcaaaaattaaagattCGTTCACAACAAATGCAGTTACACATTTGTATACGgaaattattcatttataaattaatgaaaaacatatttttgtgaaataataaaaaaaaaaaaaaatgcaaattaAGCATTTCCCCATTTGGTCATTTCTCGACTTCCTAATTTGCTTATCTTTCCTTATGAATAAAATGACTAGTCATAGGAGAGagattctatttttttcattaactcTTCATTTTCGTGGtaccattttttcttttccataGTTCTACAAAAAATGAGGAAGTTCATAACAGGATAAAATTAAGTACTAAACATTCATACATTTGTTCATACGGAGAActtatatatgcgtatgtatgtgtgtatacgtatatatgaacgcatatgtatgtatgtacgtatatgtacgcTTATAttagtacaaaaaaaaaaaaaaaaaaaaaaactgcgTGTAACCAACAATTTACATT
This region includes:
- the PmUG01_12055900 gene encoding conserved Plasmodium protein, unknown function yields the protein MFHFWKMNSEIIPNYHFSVKNVNFFKNALALLNVDDNKYNINLKKGTNSAPEGESCILFNLYYDGLMLRSLSKCKQIYCFLYMDSNCFTSYNVLEKEDKNMVKQYKHGNRNNSVDITNDRHRNYYGGGPDENKSRPSKKLKRRNEDETESVNSDNLLTTHIFDNKNENVIKLKSISPLKINYTEYDENENEYSIRKRIYEDIDEKKNGFEFLVSPYDLLRALEFLDAVILNIKFDYLNRKLILHLTDEEGDTSETYIRIIVDYYYEIFKLEKYTFLNNDYNYFSLQSSVFSFYLEYLIKSNDQYITFYIREYTNDSTTVLKMETKNKNYQRSVQLMPKENFEEFKSLKNQIFKYRIKDLSKINQALKISSHLRMDFQENGLLRFQFTLKEYNMNGTHLCYFVQPLSDITMLNSN